One genomic region from Harpia harpyja isolate bHarHar1 chromosome 1, bHarHar1 primary haplotype, whole genome shotgun sequence encodes:
- the ZNF831 gene encoding zinc finger protein 831 isoform X3: MSIWQITFEMEAQKQPGFTVAVADRPVSTSSLQPAQGSSDLSQGSVIPQQEQALSQPVYLKALTIPLYQPVQAGCFQPNRQLVTGRSCVNLDSSNIPLILNPLVASEGTDQPQSVFQKQLGQTLTLNIVSTLPVLSSPNSCVNASIGSPGKSKKAGKYICKHCGRDCLKPSVLEKHIRSHTGERPFPCTTCGIAFKTQSNLYKHRRTQTHVNNTRLPSDSDNSGILEQNEKSTESITSRQGSKLLSSTGEDERIQMKQMSSETSAATDTKKLLNDLSLPATNSSSFASENHETTNQSFSSKANQWVPEREPQSLSSLGALPNGQCQRKKIQEQRTPTANKHIQLQRQQATSSEKQWDYKPFDCKLKKCESTDSGYLSRSDSTEQQMASSSPLHSLYEHSTELENETAFSSLRCTSTSSAKLDAAEKATALMLEKKRLEEHISKLISHNKSVVDDTHLDNFRPRKTVLSKQGSIDLPMPYTYKDSFHFDIRTCDVNRKKNLSLCSAKSTFAPLEKCKPMFFHSVPTQFSTTIDTVPVTRSNSLPFVEGTRMVHDKAGCSKPLSLTKQSVNTGTASLLPSNNLAADSVDFPNSHPRALVRQTAVDDLPLSNVVDHTPPSEELQGTKKLGAGEVISAKNKKHNQRKLKMFSQEKWQMYGDETFKKIYQKMKSSQNAKKIKQRGNKITDITSFTPNSKESVSSTEITEERDGRRSVSDSLSSLVTTGLNTGKSETCTNGNHIPQNVSSEETADSVTYLMETSHSVNASAHTVMSKTSQDLSGSDTDKYTAGNSTLLAPSSCESRLQNTQCQLNTNRRNDDCLPVQSSKWENPSLGKESSTFESDCKSTSNSYGNHSRNKETGQHALTPPWVHCNNSREAAGKSQNSPSERKKLKFEVEKTQNIISKSCPSPSSENNAVNEAEKVCCASTRCLSTAPVKFSSKAEEQKLSAGINECTGGTENVEYTKTIKLPTKALNYSDVNLLSHSAGISKASFVGVLGPELRGSDCNSFALHNTTDKDVKTCLVKTGAKVALFSDNAVDVSSKIHHLQSSHLTPVPQQNAFSPKYILKLPQDKRASDLSLFLGSEQKITPCTSVTDNLTTPPCSSNSGSLSSHSNDVFWSPLKFEVRQKASKGELRWNVHANWKTPVFCSPVNSETTNTLTTADNTFYNQNFRQHDIVRDAWKNKQNKNKLNYQRQTEEKWMSITASSTQTPKKKICFTSMYTSGFFISADIKEERKVLHHLCSGSDSLTMTSASSKGAEPTVVGWDRGGSPCTLKDISPALQDMQHSQSSTDNPTYFCHSFGTFYCHTLTTHCREFPVLPHNNLSCYSGSLTVSSMKSTFPSLNAEPRLTWCCLTRSLPLPAEQKGNADSAYSSMHTCGKEFSNECTLSEYDISIFKMKNISKTVAYGLTNSLKTLVSSFSKGQQMQELSSAAPGAAFKNISEQKKKTVVCKKEKLSTNKLKRSHKQKKIKVTPKWYRGRHVHGYAQLKINRLSKRHCFPNRTLDALKKGYSSQPSKFKKYKKSYSAQSKVQENYLHQQKDTSFSTSDKPLCRRKKEGKNNSGISSHTENLNHVKQKDKMDKKDLCGIMAAD, from the exons ATGAGCATATGGCAGATAACCTTTGAAATGGAGGCACAGAAGCAGCCTGGTTTTACAGTTGCAGTAGCAGATCGACCAGTTTCAACCTCTTCTCTTCAGCCTGCACAGGGTTCTTCAGATCTCAGCCAAGGCAGTGTGATTCCTCAACAGGAACAAGCACTGTCCCAACCTGTGTATCTAAAAGCCCTTACCATACCACTGTATCAGCCTGTCCAGGCAGGATGCTTTCAGCCAAACCGTCAGTTAGTGACTGGCAGGAGCTGTGTAAATCTAGACAGCAGTAACATACCTCTAATCCTGAATCCACTTGTTGCTTCAGAAGGCACAGATCAGCCTCAGTCAGTTTTTCAGAAACAACTTGGACAAACTCTAACATTGAACATAGTGAGCACTTTACCAGTTTTATCATCACCAAATTCTTGTGTAAATGCATCTATTGGAAGCCCAGGAAAATCAAAAAAAGCTGGGAAATATATCTGCAAACACTGTGGACGAGACTGTTTGAAGCCAAGTGTCCTTGAGAAACATATTCGCTCTCACACAGGAGAGAGGCCCTTTCCATGCACCACTTGTGGTATTGCATTTAAAACTCAAAGCAATTTGTATAAACACAGAAGAACTCAAACACATGTCAACAATACCAGACTGCCCTCAGACTCTGACAACAGTGGTATATTGGAGCAAAATGAGAAATCaacagagagcatcacctcacGTCAAGGCAGCAAGCTACTTAGTAGCACCGGTGAAGATGAGCGGATACAGATGAAACAAATGAGTTCAGAGACCAGTGCTGCCACAGACACTAAGAAACTTCTTAATGACCTTTCGCTGCCAGCAACAAACAGTTCATCATTTGCTTCAGAAAATCATGAAACAACGAATCAGTCCTTTAGTTCAAAGGCTAATCAGTGGGTTCCTGAAAGAGAACCTCAAAGTTTATCATCTCTAGGAGCTCTGCCAAATGGTCAGTGCCAGAGAAAGAAGATACAGGAGCAAAGAACTCCAACTGCCAATAAGCATATTCAGTTGCAAAGGCAGCAAGCAACCTCTTCAGAAAAACAGTGGGATTACAAGCCATTTGACTGCAAGCTAAAGAAGTGTGAGAGCACTGACTCAGGGTATCTGTCACGCTCTGATAGTACAGAACAACAGATGGCATCATCCAGCCCGTTGCATAGTCTCTATGAACACAGCACAGAACTGGAAAACGAAACTGCTTTCAGCAGCTTAAGGTGTACCTCCACAAGCAGTGCAAAGCTAGATGCAGCTGAGAAAGCTACAGCCTTGATGTTAGAGAAAAAAAGGCTGGAAGAACACATTTCAAAACTTATTTCTCATAACAAAAGTGTGGTGGATGATACCCACTTAGACAACTTTAGGCCCAGAAAAACTGTCCTTTCAAAGCAGGGAAGCATTGATCTGCCAATGCCTTATACATACAAAGACTCTTTCCATTTTGACATCAGAACTTGTGACGTAAATAGGAAAAAGAATCTTTCCCTTTGCTCGGCAAAATCTACCTTTGCACCCCTAGAAAAATGCAAGCCAATGTTTTTTCATTCAGTTCCCACCCAGTTCTCCACAACGATAGATACTGTGCCTGTTACACGGAGCAACTCCTTGCCGTTTGTGGAGGGCACAAGAATGGTACATGAcaaagcaggttgctcaaagccacTTTCTCTTACTAAGCAGTCTGTAAATACAGGCACTGCTAGTTTGCTGCCTAGCAACAATCTTGCTGCAGATTCAGTGGATTTTCCTAATAGCCATCCCCGAGCTCTAGTCAGACAAACAGCAGTGGATGATTTGCCACTAAGTAATGTGGTTGATCATACTCCTCCATCAGAGGAGTTGCAAGGGACTAAAAAGCTTGGGGCTGGCGAAGTAATCAGTgctaaaaataagaaacacaatCAAAGGAAGTTAAAGATGTTCTCTCAAGAAAAGTGGCAAATGTATGGAGatgaaacatttaagaaaatctaccaaaaaatgaaaagcagtcaaaatgccaagaaaattaaacaaaggGGAAATAAGATTACAGATATTACAAGCTTCACTCCTAATTCAAAGGAATCAGTCAGCAGTACTGAAATTACTGAGGAAAGAGATGGCAGGCGCTCTGTAAGTGACAGTCTTTCCTCCCTTGTGACAACAGGTTTAAACACTGGTAAATCAGAAACCTGTACTAATGGTAATCATATTCCACAGAATGTGTCCTCTGAGGAAACTGCAGACAGTGTAACCTACCTAATGGAGACATCACATTCAGTAAATGCTAGCGCACATACTGTAATGAGCAAAACTTCCCAAGACCTCAGTGGGAGTGACACAGACAAATACACAGCTGGCAACAGCACATTACTAGCTCCAAGCAGTTGTGAGTCCAGGCTTCAAAATACTCAGTGTCAGCTGAACACTAACAGAAGGAATGATGACTGCTTGCCAGTACAGAGTAGCAAATGGGAAAACCCAAGCCTTGGGAAAGAATCTAGTACATTTGAATCAGATTGTAAAAGCACTTCAAACAGTTATGGAAACCATAGCAGGAATAAAGAAACTGGCCAGCATGCCCTGACACCCCCATGGGTCCATTGCAACAACAGCAGAGAAGCCGCAGGGAAATCCCAGAATTCACcgtcagaaagaaaaaagctgaaatttgaaGTGGAGAAGAcacaaaacattatttcaaaGTCCTGCCCTAGTCCCAGTAGTGAAAACAATGCAGTGAATGAAGCAGAGAAAGTCTGTTGTGCTAGCACTCGATGTCTTTCCACAGCACCAGTGAAATTCTCCAGTAAAGCAGAGGAGCAAAAATTAAGCGCAGGAATTAATGAATGCACTGGAGGTACTGAGAATGTGGAATATACGAAAACAATCAAACTCCCCACAAAAGCTCTTAATTATAGTGATGTTAACCTTCTTTCACATTCAGCAGGTATCTCAAAAGCTTCATTTGTGGGAGTTTTAGGGCCTGAATTAAGGGGAAGTGATTGCAACTCTTTTGCCTTGCACAACACAACAGATAAGGATGTCAAAACATGTCTTGTGAAAACAGGAGCAAAAGTAGCACTTTTCAGTGACAATGCTGTTGATGTGTCTTCTAAAATTCATCATCTGCAATCTAGTCATTTAACTCCAGTCCCACAACAAAATGCCTTTTCTCCAAAATATATCCTTAAATTGCCGCAAGACAAGAGAGCCTCAGATTTGTCGCTTTTTCTTGGATCAGAACAGAAGATTACACCTTGCACATCTGTGACAGACAACTTAACTACCCCCCCCTGCTCTTCCAACAGTGGATCACTCAGTTCTCATTCTAATGATGTATTTTGGTCCCCTTTAAAATTTGAAGTGAGACAAAAGGCCAGCAAAGGAGAGCTACGATGGAACGTACATGCAAACTGGAAAACTCCAGTATTTTGTTCACCAGTCAATTCAGAAACAACAAATACCTTAACCACAGCAGATAACACCTTTTATAACCAAAACTTCAGGCAGCACGATATTGTAAGAGAtgcttggaaaaacaaacagaacaaaaataaattaaattatcaaAGGCAAACAGAAGAGAAGTGGATGAGCATAACTGCTTCCTCTACACAGaccccaaagaagaaaatatgcttTACTTCTATGTATACAAGTGGTTTTTTCATATCAGCTGACatcaaagaagagagaaaggtttTACATCATCTTTGCTCAGGAAGTGACTCTTTGACAATGACATCAGCTTCTAGCAAGGGTGCAGAGCCAACAGTCGTGGGATGGGACAGAGGTGGAAGTCCATGCACTCTTAAGGACATTTCACCAGCACTGCAGGATATGCAGCATTCTCAGAGCTCAACAGACAACCCCACTTATTTTTGCCATTCTTTTGGCACATTTTATTGCCACACTCTCACCACTCACTGTAGAGAATTCCCAGTGCTACCCCACAATAATCTGTCTTGCTACTCTGGAAGTTTAACAGTATCAAGCATGAAGAGCACCTTCCCATCACTAAATGCTGAACCTCGATTGACTTGGTGTTGTTTAACAAGAAGCCTTCCTCTGCCTGCTGAGCAGAAGGGGAATGCAGACTCTGCTTATTCCTCCATGCATACCTGTGGCAAGGAATTTAGCAATGAATGCACACTGTCAGAATACgatatttccattttcaaaatgaaaaatattagcaaGACTGTGGCATATGGCTTaacaaacagtttaaaaacattGGTTTCATCCTTTTCTAAAGGACAACAGATGCAGGAG TTAagctcagcagctcctggtgctgctttcaaaaatatttcagagcaaaagaagaaaacagtagtttgcaaaaaggaaaaactctCAACAAATAAACTCAAGAGGagccacaaacagaaaaagattaaaGTCACCCCGAAATG GTACAGAGGGAGGCATGTACATGGATATGCTCAGTTGAAAATTAACCGACTAAGCAAGCGGCACTGTTTTCCAAATAGAACACTGGATGCTTTGAAAAAGGGCTATTCATCACAACCCTCTAAATTTAAGAAGTATAAGAAGTCATATTCTGCTCAATCAAAGGTACAAG AAAATTACCTACACCAGCAAAAAGACACATCTTTTTCCACCTCAGACAAGCcactttgcagaaggaaaaaagaaggaaagaataacTCGGGAATATCTTCCCATACTGAAAATCTAAACCATGttaaacaaaaagacaaaatggaTAAAAAA GATTTGTGTGGAATTATGGCTGCAGATTAA
- the ZNF831 gene encoding zinc finger protein 831 isoform X1, whose protein sequence is MSIWQITFEMEAQKQPGFTVAVADRPVSTSSLQPAQGSSDLSQGSVIPQQEQALSQPVYLKALTIPLYQPVQAGCFQPNRQLVTGRSCVNLDSSNIPLILNPLVASEGTDQPQSVFQKQLGQTLTLNIVSTLPVLSSPNSCVNASIGSPGKSKKAGKYICKHCGRDCLKPSVLEKHIRSHTGERPFPCTTCGIAFKTQSNLYKHRRTQTHVNNTRLPSDSDNSGILEQNEKSTESITSRQGSKLLSSTGEDERIQMKQMSSETSAATDTKKLLNDLSLPATNSSSFASENHETTNQSFSSKANQWVPEREPQSLSSLGALPNGQCQRKKIQEQRTPTANKHIQLQRQQATSSEKQWDYKPFDCKLKKCESTDSGYLSRSDSTEQQMASSSPLHSLYEHSTELENETAFSSLRCTSTSSAKLDAAEKATALMLEKKRLEEHISKLISHNKSVVDDTHLDNFRPRKTVLSKQGSIDLPMPYTYKDSFHFDIRTCDVNRKKNLSLCSAKSTFAPLEKCKPMFFHSVPTQFSTTIDTVPVTRSNSLPFVEGTRMVHDKAGCSKPLSLTKQSVNTGTASLLPSNNLAADSVDFPNSHPRALVRQTAVDDLPLSNVVDHTPPSEELQGTKKLGAGEVISAKNKKHNQRKLKMFSQEKWQMYGDETFKKIYQKMKSSQNAKKIKQRGNKITDITSFTPNSKESVSSTEITEERDGRRSVSDSLSSLVTTGLNTGKSETCTNGNHIPQNVSSEETADSVTYLMETSHSVNASAHTVMSKTSQDLSGSDTDKYTAGNSTLLAPSSCESRLQNTQCQLNTNRRNDDCLPVQSSKWENPSLGKESSTFESDCKSTSNSYGNHSRNKETGQHALTPPWVHCNNSREAAGKSQNSPSERKKLKFEVEKTQNIISKSCPSPSSENNAVNEAEKVCCASTRCLSTAPVKFSSKAEEQKLSAGINECTGGTENVEYTKTIKLPTKALNYSDVNLLSHSAGISKASFVGVLGPELRGSDCNSFALHNTTDKDVKTCLVKTGAKVALFSDNAVDVSSKIHHLQSSHLTPVPQQNAFSPKYILKLPQDKRASDLSLFLGSEQKITPCTSVTDNLTTPPCSSNSGSLSSHSNDVFWSPLKFEVRQKASKGELRWNVHANWKTPVFCSPVNSETTNTLTTADNTFYNQNFRQHDIVRDAWKNKQNKNKLNYQRQTEEKWMSITASSTQTPKKKICFTSMYTSGFFISADIKEERKVLHHLCSGSDSLTMTSASSKGAEPTVVGWDRGGSPCTLKDISPALQDMQHSQSSTDNPTYFCHSFGTFYCHTLTTHCREFPVLPHNNLSCYSGSLTVSSMKSTFPSLNAEPRLTWCCLTRSLPLPAEQKGNADSAYSSMHTCGKEFSNECTLSEYDISIFKMKNISKTVAYGLTNSLKTLVSSFSKGQQMQELSSAAPGAAFKNISEQKKKTVVCKKEKLSTNKLKRSHKQKKIKVTPKWYRGRHVHGYAQLKINRLSKRHCFPNRTLDALKKGYSSQPSKFKKYKKSYSAQSKVQENYLHQQKDTSFSTSDKPLCRRKKEGKNNSGISSHTENLNHVKQKDKMDKKDISGKIREHTRTNLEISMTAHSFSSTVNTATQQVSSDVEICCLVTQPLVLQQSIPGDSRPNIQSDSMASSFWSCPFDFTNTGTGDQLDSRNSEPTGPLSLHLEASQENILNVESESQIFGTLDPVIQASGREKPPTEENTYSSLKENSTPSSQPGCSHVFRSKAESRPESVTRAKLPSTVYTERANFSQKILDLHGSADKNGTHLQSNSYGRPCETATAAFKKPPVTLRSPEFKTYSATPSKIYKKRGLEVMRKQTRVEYDDTSSDDEDRLVIEI, encoded by the exons ATGAGCATATGGCAGATAACCTTTGAAATGGAGGCACAGAAGCAGCCTGGTTTTACAGTTGCAGTAGCAGATCGACCAGTTTCAACCTCTTCTCTTCAGCCTGCACAGGGTTCTTCAGATCTCAGCCAAGGCAGTGTGATTCCTCAACAGGAACAAGCACTGTCCCAACCTGTGTATCTAAAAGCCCTTACCATACCACTGTATCAGCCTGTCCAGGCAGGATGCTTTCAGCCAAACCGTCAGTTAGTGACTGGCAGGAGCTGTGTAAATCTAGACAGCAGTAACATACCTCTAATCCTGAATCCACTTGTTGCTTCAGAAGGCACAGATCAGCCTCAGTCAGTTTTTCAGAAACAACTTGGACAAACTCTAACATTGAACATAGTGAGCACTTTACCAGTTTTATCATCACCAAATTCTTGTGTAAATGCATCTATTGGAAGCCCAGGAAAATCAAAAAAAGCTGGGAAATATATCTGCAAACACTGTGGACGAGACTGTTTGAAGCCAAGTGTCCTTGAGAAACATATTCGCTCTCACACAGGAGAGAGGCCCTTTCCATGCACCACTTGTGGTATTGCATTTAAAACTCAAAGCAATTTGTATAAACACAGAAGAACTCAAACACATGTCAACAATACCAGACTGCCCTCAGACTCTGACAACAGTGGTATATTGGAGCAAAATGAGAAATCaacagagagcatcacctcacGTCAAGGCAGCAAGCTACTTAGTAGCACCGGTGAAGATGAGCGGATACAGATGAAACAAATGAGTTCAGAGACCAGTGCTGCCACAGACACTAAGAAACTTCTTAATGACCTTTCGCTGCCAGCAACAAACAGTTCATCATTTGCTTCAGAAAATCATGAAACAACGAATCAGTCCTTTAGTTCAAAGGCTAATCAGTGGGTTCCTGAAAGAGAACCTCAAAGTTTATCATCTCTAGGAGCTCTGCCAAATGGTCAGTGCCAGAGAAAGAAGATACAGGAGCAAAGAACTCCAACTGCCAATAAGCATATTCAGTTGCAAAGGCAGCAAGCAACCTCTTCAGAAAAACAGTGGGATTACAAGCCATTTGACTGCAAGCTAAAGAAGTGTGAGAGCACTGACTCAGGGTATCTGTCACGCTCTGATAGTACAGAACAACAGATGGCATCATCCAGCCCGTTGCATAGTCTCTATGAACACAGCACAGAACTGGAAAACGAAACTGCTTTCAGCAGCTTAAGGTGTACCTCCACAAGCAGTGCAAAGCTAGATGCAGCTGAGAAAGCTACAGCCTTGATGTTAGAGAAAAAAAGGCTGGAAGAACACATTTCAAAACTTATTTCTCATAACAAAAGTGTGGTGGATGATACCCACTTAGACAACTTTAGGCCCAGAAAAACTGTCCTTTCAAAGCAGGGAAGCATTGATCTGCCAATGCCTTATACATACAAAGACTCTTTCCATTTTGACATCAGAACTTGTGACGTAAATAGGAAAAAGAATCTTTCCCTTTGCTCGGCAAAATCTACCTTTGCACCCCTAGAAAAATGCAAGCCAATGTTTTTTCATTCAGTTCCCACCCAGTTCTCCACAACGATAGATACTGTGCCTGTTACACGGAGCAACTCCTTGCCGTTTGTGGAGGGCACAAGAATGGTACATGAcaaagcaggttgctcaaagccacTTTCTCTTACTAAGCAGTCTGTAAATACAGGCACTGCTAGTTTGCTGCCTAGCAACAATCTTGCTGCAGATTCAGTGGATTTTCCTAATAGCCATCCCCGAGCTCTAGTCAGACAAACAGCAGTGGATGATTTGCCACTAAGTAATGTGGTTGATCATACTCCTCCATCAGAGGAGTTGCAAGGGACTAAAAAGCTTGGGGCTGGCGAAGTAATCAGTgctaaaaataagaaacacaatCAAAGGAAGTTAAAGATGTTCTCTCAAGAAAAGTGGCAAATGTATGGAGatgaaacatttaagaaaatctaccaaaaaatgaaaagcagtcaaaatgccaagaaaattaaacaaaggGGAAATAAGATTACAGATATTACAAGCTTCACTCCTAATTCAAAGGAATCAGTCAGCAGTACTGAAATTACTGAGGAAAGAGATGGCAGGCGCTCTGTAAGTGACAGTCTTTCCTCCCTTGTGACAACAGGTTTAAACACTGGTAAATCAGAAACCTGTACTAATGGTAATCATATTCCACAGAATGTGTCCTCTGAGGAAACTGCAGACAGTGTAACCTACCTAATGGAGACATCACATTCAGTAAATGCTAGCGCACATACTGTAATGAGCAAAACTTCCCAAGACCTCAGTGGGAGTGACACAGACAAATACACAGCTGGCAACAGCACATTACTAGCTCCAAGCAGTTGTGAGTCCAGGCTTCAAAATACTCAGTGTCAGCTGAACACTAACAGAAGGAATGATGACTGCTTGCCAGTACAGAGTAGCAAATGGGAAAACCCAAGCCTTGGGAAAGAATCTAGTACATTTGAATCAGATTGTAAAAGCACTTCAAACAGTTATGGAAACCATAGCAGGAATAAAGAAACTGGCCAGCATGCCCTGACACCCCCATGGGTCCATTGCAACAACAGCAGAGAAGCCGCAGGGAAATCCCAGAATTCACcgtcagaaagaaaaaagctgaaatttgaaGTGGAGAAGAcacaaaacattatttcaaaGTCCTGCCCTAGTCCCAGTAGTGAAAACAATGCAGTGAATGAAGCAGAGAAAGTCTGTTGTGCTAGCACTCGATGTCTTTCCACAGCACCAGTGAAATTCTCCAGTAAAGCAGAGGAGCAAAAATTAAGCGCAGGAATTAATGAATGCACTGGAGGTACTGAGAATGTGGAATATACGAAAACAATCAAACTCCCCACAAAAGCTCTTAATTATAGTGATGTTAACCTTCTTTCACATTCAGCAGGTATCTCAAAAGCTTCATTTGTGGGAGTTTTAGGGCCTGAATTAAGGGGAAGTGATTGCAACTCTTTTGCCTTGCACAACACAACAGATAAGGATGTCAAAACATGTCTTGTGAAAACAGGAGCAAAAGTAGCACTTTTCAGTGACAATGCTGTTGATGTGTCTTCTAAAATTCATCATCTGCAATCTAGTCATTTAACTCCAGTCCCACAACAAAATGCCTTTTCTCCAAAATATATCCTTAAATTGCCGCAAGACAAGAGAGCCTCAGATTTGTCGCTTTTTCTTGGATCAGAACAGAAGATTACACCTTGCACATCTGTGACAGACAACTTAACTACCCCCCCCTGCTCTTCCAACAGTGGATCACTCAGTTCTCATTCTAATGATGTATTTTGGTCCCCTTTAAAATTTGAAGTGAGACAAAAGGCCAGCAAAGGAGAGCTACGATGGAACGTACATGCAAACTGGAAAACTCCAGTATTTTGTTCACCAGTCAATTCAGAAACAACAAATACCTTAACCACAGCAGATAACACCTTTTATAACCAAAACTTCAGGCAGCACGATATTGTAAGAGAtgcttggaaaaacaaacagaacaaaaataaattaaattatcaaAGGCAAACAGAAGAGAAGTGGATGAGCATAACTGCTTCCTCTACACAGaccccaaagaagaaaatatgcttTACTTCTATGTATACAAGTGGTTTTTTCATATCAGCTGACatcaaagaagagagaaaggtttTACATCATCTTTGCTCAGGAAGTGACTCTTTGACAATGACATCAGCTTCTAGCAAGGGTGCAGAGCCAACAGTCGTGGGATGGGACAGAGGTGGAAGTCCATGCACTCTTAAGGACATTTCACCAGCACTGCAGGATATGCAGCATTCTCAGAGCTCAACAGACAACCCCACTTATTTTTGCCATTCTTTTGGCACATTTTATTGCCACACTCTCACCACTCACTGTAGAGAATTCCCAGTGCTACCCCACAATAATCTGTCTTGCTACTCTGGAAGTTTAACAGTATCAAGCATGAAGAGCACCTTCCCATCACTAAATGCTGAACCTCGATTGACTTGGTGTTGTTTAACAAGAAGCCTTCCTCTGCCTGCTGAGCAGAAGGGGAATGCAGACTCTGCTTATTCCTCCATGCATACCTGTGGCAAGGAATTTAGCAATGAATGCACACTGTCAGAATACgatatttccattttcaaaatgaaaaatattagcaaGACTGTGGCATATGGCTTaacaaacagtttaaaaacattGGTTTCATCCTTTTCTAAAGGACAACAGATGCAGGAG TTAagctcagcagctcctggtgctgctttcaaaaatatttcagagcaaaagaagaaaacagtagtttgcaaaaaggaaaaactctCAACAAATAAACTCAAGAGGagccacaaacagaaaaagattaaaGTCACCCCGAAATG GTACAGAGGGAGGCATGTACATGGATATGCTCAGTTGAAAATTAACCGACTAAGCAAGCGGCACTGTTTTCCAAATAGAACACTGGATGCTTTGAAAAAGGGCTATTCATCACAACCCTCTAAATTTAAGAAGTATAAGAAGTCATATTCTGCTCAATCAAAGGTACAAG AAAATTACCTACACCAGCAAAAAGACACATCTTTTTCCACCTCAGACAAGCcactttgcagaaggaaaaaagaaggaaagaataacTCGGGAATATCTTCCCATACTGAAAATCTAAACCATGttaaacaaaaagacaaaatggaTAAAAAA GACATTTCTGGGAAAATCAGGGAACACACAAGAACAAACTTGGAAATATCTATGACAGCTCATTCCTTTTCATCCACAGTTAATACAGCCACGCAGCAAGTCAGCAGTGATGTGGAAATCTGCTGTTTAGTGACACAACCACTTGTGCTTCAGCAATCAATCCCAGGGGATTCACGGCCAAACATTCAGAGTGACTCAATGGCATCTTCTTTTTGGTCTTGCCCTTTTGATTTTACAAATACAGGCACAGGTGACCAACTTGACAGCAGGAACTCAGAGCCTACCGGTCCTCTTTCCTTACACCTAGAAGCAAGCCAGGAAAACATACTAAATGTAGAGTCAGAGAGTCAAATATTTGGTACATTAGACCCGGTGATCCAGGCCTCAGGAAGGGAGAAACCTCCAACTGAAGAAAACACATATTCATCTCTAAAAGAAAACTCAACTCCCAGTTCCCAGCCTGGATGTTCACATGTATTCAGATCAAAAGCAGAGTCTCGTCCTGAGTCAGTCACAAGGGCTAAATTACCCAGTACAGTATACACAGAGCGGGCAAACTTTTCTCAAAAAATCCTTGACCTTCACGGAAGTGCAGACAAGAATGGAACCCACCTGCAGTCAAATAGCTATGGAAGGCCATGCGAAACAGCTACTGCTGCCTTTAAAAAGCCCCCAGTTACTCTCAGGTCCCCTGAGTTCAAGACTTACTCTGCAACACCTTCCAAGATATACAAAAAGAGAGGTTTAGAGGTGATGAGGAAGCAAACCAGAGTTGAATATGATGACACCAGCAGTGATGATGAAGATAGGCTTGTTATAGAAATATAG